The proteins below are encoded in one region of Paenibacillus albus:
- a CDS encoding extracellular solute-binding protein: protein MKKGLTVAAVTLMSASLVLSACGSKEDNTNSANNGKNNTATNTATTDNKANNAPAAKDVKLSLRHTQIKETSKVRLKILQDVVAKTESENAGLKISMEGIDEVVNRDQKLKAEMAAGNPPDIFEVFGGADLNLYVKAGRMLDLTPILDELGIKDKFASLDEFTIDGKVYGLPFGGYSEGVFYNKKMFTDLGLQIPKTFDELITLADTVKAKGKTPFALAAKDAWVNGMLWNTIMERHVGIASFDKLLTGEAKWTDPDFVAGFADYAKLVDKDYFTKGALGLPYADQGAQFLKGDTAMVFTGSWDANRFTSDEAGDLKGNIGYFNFPSISGGKGDQTSINASYSNGFGFSANLDEDQKAAVTQFIKNFFNEEIQKRTLLEDKVLPSMKLSDMSGVDPLISDVLSVMGGASTSWKAFDAIVQPSVGADVGVGLQELIGKVKKPEDVAKAAQASQDKANAQK, encoded by the coding sequence ATGAAGAAAGGTTTAACGGTTGCTGCAGTGACGCTAATGAGCGCATCTTTGGTACTTTCCGCTTGCGGATCCAAGGAAGACAATACAAATTCCGCGAACAATGGCAAGAATAATACAGCGACAAACACGGCAACGACGGACAACAAGGCTAACAATGCGCCGGCGGCTAAAGACGTGAAGCTCTCGCTTCGTCACACGCAGATTAAAGAAACGAGCAAGGTTCGCTTGAAGATTCTGCAGGATGTCGTAGCAAAGACCGAATCGGAGAACGCTGGCCTGAAGATCAGCATGGAGGGCATCGACGAAGTCGTTAACCGTGACCAGAAGCTTAAAGCAGAAATGGCTGCAGGCAATCCGCCGGACATCTTCGAAGTATTTGGCGGCGCGGACCTGAATCTGTATGTGAAAGCTGGCCGCATGCTCGATCTGACGCCAATCCTCGACGAGCTCGGCATTAAAGATAAATTCGCAAGCCTCGATGAATTCACAATTGATGGCAAAGTATACGGCTTGCCGTTCGGCGGTTATAGCGAAGGCGTGTTCTACAACAAGAAGATGTTCACTGATCTTGGCCTTCAAATACCGAAGACATTCGACGAACTCATTACGCTCGCGGACACGGTGAAAGCGAAAGGCAAAACACCTTTTGCACTCGCTGCAAAAGACGCTTGGGTTAACGGCATGCTCTGGAACACCATCATGGAGCGCCACGTCGGCATTGCAAGCTTCGATAAACTGCTAACCGGTGAAGCGAAATGGACAGATCCAGACTTCGTAGCGGGCTTCGCAGACTATGCGAAACTCGTGGACAAAGACTACTTCACGAAAGGCGCTCTCGGCTTACCATACGCAGATCAAGGCGCACAATTCCTGAAGGGCGACACAGCGATGGTCTTCACAGGCAGCTGGGACGCGAACCGTTTCACAAGCGACGAAGCAGGAGACTTGAAAGGCAATATCGGTTACTTTAACTTCCCGTCCATCTCAGGCGGTAAAGGCGATCAAACGTCGATCAACGCGAGCTACTCGAACGGCTTCGGCTTCTCGGCTAACCTTGACGAAGATCAAAAAGCAGCAGTAACCCAGTTCATCAAGAACTTCTTTAACGAAGAAATTCAAAAACGTACGCTTCTTGAAGATAAAGTACTCCCTTCCATGAAGCTGTCCGATATGTCCGGCGTAGATCCATTGATCTCTGATGTGCTTAGCGTAATGGGCGGCGCATCTACCTCTTGGAAAGCATTTGACGCTATCGTTCAACCAAGCGTAGGCGCAGACGTCGGCGTAGGTTTGCAAGAGCTGATCGGCAAAGTGAAGAAGCCGGAGGATGTAGCGAAGGCAGCCCAAGCATCGCAAGACAAAGCGAACGCGCAAAAATAA
- a CDS encoding DEAD/DEAH box helicase gives MRGYSIADIIVVDGFWKAGEGIVLSTAHTAGLTMRMRKLLFAWHEASWYGADIEERSDERLKRIELTVSPSLAMDYLSSPKPTRLLRVEWTERVQSLSRLAELLRQALRSGWYAPDWSRWRAESRAWRLEIPRTEQETLGAWRELVPELEKQGDLDAVQGWLSGIVEELIATDEAAGAAWRKAAALAGEGALMMKAADEDDWLVSIGMKQDQVPFRTALQLLEPNEQQGWRLRPAVQERAEGGSWLTLAPASAPYEEEDAAPRFVLPDDAPADWHAYFADRLRKEEQKWATALPEWVLTESLSRIGAPAGLIRTELTDELAFQFLEHESVKLLAAGCSVLLPAWWEAARNRKLKLKAKVRSSVGSGEQSMFGLQQIVDFDWKLAVGNVDMSEAEFMKLASENRRLMQIGDEWVHLDPGDMERLRKWLKKNGGKRGLSMRDVFEMHLRGGAELEAENEIEDALVAEVELNEHLVAWIAQLGEASDLPLVEKPAAFQGELRHYQLQGVSWLAFLRKFGLGACLADDMGLGKTIQFTAYLQHVQESGGLGPSLLICPTSVIGNWEKELERFAPGLRVLVHYGPKRARGEQFALEAAEVDLVITSYTLAPLDEEELGGVSWDVVCLDEAQNIKNYYTKQSAAIRGFSAQHRIALTGTPMENRLTELWSLYDFTNPGYLGTLNEFRKAVVLPIEKERDEKLIAELQRWVKPFMLRRLKKDPSIQLSLPEKNEMRTYLSLTVEQGALYENMVSTLMNQLESAGAFQRRGIILSALTRLKQVCDHPSLLLKEDAALLKNAWDPERSNKVLRVLEMVEEIAAEGERCLIFTQYVEMGLTLQRLLQERLGLPTPYLHGGVPKVERDRMIETFQNEQEPGCAFVLSLKAGGTGLNLTAANHVIHFDRWWNPAVENQATDRAFRIGQTRNVQVHKYVTLGTLEERIDDMIARKQMLNEQVVSQSENWITEMSTDELRELFTLRKHRLKG, from the coding sequence ATGAGAGGCTATTCAATTGCAGATATTATCGTCGTAGACGGGTTCTGGAAAGCAGGCGAGGGCATCGTGCTGTCTACCGCACATACGGCCGGACTTACGATGCGGATGCGGAAGCTGCTGTTTGCTTGGCATGAAGCTTCGTGGTATGGCGCGGATATCGAGGAACGATCGGATGAGCGGCTAAAGCGCATTGAGCTGACCGTTTCGCCGTCGCTTGCGATGGATTACTTGTCATCTCCGAAGCCGACACGGCTGCTGCGTGTAGAATGGACGGAACGTGTGCAGTCGCTGTCGAGGCTGGCGGAGCTGCTCCGGCAGGCGCTGCGAAGCGGCTGGTATGCACCGGATTGGTCCCGCTGGCGGGCAGAGTCAAGGGCATGGCGGCTCGAAATTCCGCGTACCGAGCAGGAGACGCTCGGGGCATGGCGCGAGCTTGTGCCGGAGCTTGAGAAGCAAGGCGATCTCGATGCCGTGCAAGGTTGGCTCAGCGGCATCGTAGAAGAGCTGATCGCTACTGATGAAGCGGCAGGAGCCGCTTGGCGCAAAGCCGCTGCGTTAGCGGGTGAAGGCGCTCTTATGATGAAGGCCGCCGACGAGGATGACTGGCTCGTGTCGATCGGCATGAAGCAGGATCAAGTGCCGTTTCGGACGGCTCTTCAGCTGCTTGAGCCGAATGAGCAGCAGGGCTGGCGTCTGCGTCCTGCGGTGCAGGAGCGTGCAGAAGGCGGCAGCTGGCTGACGCTTGCGCCAGCTTCTGCGCCGTATGAGGAAGAAGACGCAGCGCCGCGGTTCGTGCTGCCGGATGATGCGCCAGCTGATTGGCATGCTTACTTTGCCGATCGGCTGCGCAAGGAAGAACAGAAGTGGGCGACTGCGCTGCCGGAGTGGGTGCTGACCGAATCCTTGAGCCGTATTGGCGCTCCGGCAGGGCTCATTCGGACAGAGCTCACCGACGAGCTGGCTTTTCAGTTTCTGGAGCATGAGAGCGTCAAGCTGCTTGCTGCCGGCTGCTCGGTTCTGCTGCCGGCTTGGTGGGAAGCGGCGCGCAATCGGAAGCTGAAGCTGAAAGCGAAAGTGCGCTCATCTGTAGGCTCCGGCGAGCAGTCGATGTTCGGGCTGCAGCAGATCGTTGATTTTGACTGGAAGCTTGCCGTTGGCAATGTCGATATGAGCGAAGCAGAGTTTATGAAGCTTGCTTCGGAGAATCGACGTCTCATGCAGATCGGCGACGAGTGGGTGCATCTTGATCCGGGCGATATGGAGAGGCTGCGCAAGTGGCTGAAGAAGAACGGCGGCAAGCGCGGGCTGTCCATGCGCGATGTGTTCGAGATGCATTTGCGCGGCGGCGCTGAGCTGGAAGCGGAGAACGAGATTGAGGATGCGCTGGTCGCTGAGGTAGAGCTGAACGAGCATTTGGTTGCGTGGATTGCGCAGCTCGGTGAAGCGTCAGATCTGCCGCTTGTTGAGAAGCCGGCAGCATTCCAGGGTGAGCTTCGCCATTATCAGCTGCAAGGGGTATCCTGGCTCGCGTTCTTACGCAAGTTCGGACTTGGTGCCTGTCTTGCGGACGATATGGGTCTTGGCAAGACGATTCAGTTTACCGCCTATTTGCAGCATGTGCAGGAGAGCGGCGGGCTTGGCCCCTCACTTCTCATCTGCCCGACGTCCGTTATTGGCAACTGGGAGAAGGAGCTGGAGCGGTTCGCGCCTGGTCTGCGAGTGCTTGTGCATTACGGCCCGAAACGAGCAAGAGGCGAGCAGTTCGCTCTAGAAGCGGCGGAGGTCGATCTCGTTATCACCTCCTATACGCTGGCACCGCTCGATGAAGAAGAGCTCGGGGGCGTATCGTGGGACGTTGTTTGCTTAGACGAAGCGCAAAATATTAAGAACTACTACACGAAGCAGTCTGCAGCGATTCGCGGCTTCTCGGCGCAGCATCGGATTGCGCTGACAGGTACACCGATGGAGAACAGGCTGACGGAGCTGTGGTCGCTGTATGATTTTACAAATCCGGGCTATCTCGGCACGTTGAATGAATTCCGTAAAGCCGTCGTACTTCCAATTGAGAAGGAACGCGACGAGAAGCTCATCGCCGAGCTTCAGCGCTGGGTGAAGCCTTTTATGCTGCGGCGGCTCAAGAAGGATCCGTCCATCCAGCTGTCGCTTCCGGAAAAGAACGAGATGCGCACCTACCTTTCGCTTACGGTGGAGCAAGGTGCGCTGTATGAGAATATGGTATCTACGCTGATGAATCAGCTTGAATCTGCAGGCGCCTTTCAGCGAAGAGGCATTATTCTGTCGGCGCTGACAAGACTGAAGCAGGTATGCGATCATCCGAGCTTGCTGCTCAAGGAGGATGCTGCTCTGCTGAAGAACGCTTGGGACCCGGAGCGCTCCAACAAAGTGCTGCGTGTGCTTGAGATGGTAGAGGAGATTGCTGCCGAGGGCGAGCGCTGCTTGATCTTCACGCAATATGTGGAGATGGGCCTCACGCTTCAGAGGCTGCTCCAAGAGCGACTGGGTCTGCCGACGCCTTATCTGCACGGCGGAGTGCCAAAGGTTGAGCGTGACCGCATGATCGAGACGTTCCAGAATGAACAGGAACCGGGCTGTGCGTTCGTGCTTTCGCTCAAGGCAGGAGGAACAGGACTTAACTTGACGGCTGCAAACCACGTCATCCACTTCGACAGGTGGTGGAACCCGGCAGTCGAGAATCAAGCGACGGACCGTGCTTTCCGAATCGGTCAGACCCGCAACGTGCAGGTGCACAAGTATGTGACACTTGGCACGCTTGAGGAGCGGATTGACGATATGATCGCGCGCAAGCAAATGCTGAACGAGCAAGTGGTCAGCCAATCCGAGAATTGGATTACCGAGATGTCGACCGACGAGCTGCGCGAGCTGTTCACGCTGCGCAAGCATCGTCTGAAAGGTTAA
- a CDS encoding aldo/keto reductase, whose translation MKYTYLGRSGLKVSRLCLGTMNFGVDTDEQESFRIMDAALDAGINFFDTANIYGWGENAGRTEEIIGRWFKQGGGRRERTVLATKFYGDMSDKHDGPNRDGGLSSYKLRRHLEASLQRLQTDHIELYQMHHVDRNVSWDELWNGFSSAQAQGKIGYVGASNFAGWDLAVAQGEAKARGILGLVSEQHKYNLLCRLPELEVLPAAKGLGIGVIPWSPLDGGLLAGNARHGGGGKRSGNSERLEKHAAQLAAYGELCDELGEREDVVSLAWLIANPAVTAPIIGVRTVEQFERSLRAVELELNEATLARIDEIFPGPGGDAPRAYAW comes from the coding sequence ATGAAGTACACCTATTTGGGACGTTCTGGTTTGAAGGTAAGCAGACTTTGCCTGGGCACAATGAACTTCGGGGTCGATACGGACGAGCAGGAATCATTCCGCATTATGGATGCCGCTTTGGACGCGGGCATTAACTTCTTTGACACGGCGAACATCTATGGTTGGGGTGAAAATGCCGGCCGTACGGAAGAAATAATCGGCCGTTGGTTTAAGCAGGGCGGCGGACGTCGTGAGCGTACCGTGCTTGCTACGAAATTCTATGGAGATATGTCCGATAAGCATGACGGTCCGAACCGTGACGGCGGATTGTCTTCTTATAAGCTGCGCCGCCATTTGGAAGCTTCCCTGCAGCGTTTGCAAACCGATCACATTGAGCTGTACCAAATGCACCATGTGGACCGCAATGTCAGCTGGGACGAGCTGTGGAACGGATTCAGTTCCGCGCAGGCACAAGGCAAGATCGGCTATGTCGGCGCGAGCAACTTCGCTGGCTGGGATCTCGCAGTCGCGCAAGGCGAAGCGAAAGCGCGCGGAATACTTGGACTCGTATCAGAACAACATAAATATAACCTGCTTTGCCGTTTGCCGGAGCTTGAAGTGCTTCCTGCGGCGAAGGGACTCGGCATCGGCGTCATTCCTTGGAGCCCTCTTGACGGCGGCTTGCTTGCAGGCAATGCGCGTCATGGCGGAGGCGGCAAGCGCAGCGGCAACTCGGAGCGACTGGAGAAGCATGCGGCGCAGCTGGCTGCTTACGGTGAGCTATGCGATGAGCTTGGCGAACGCGAAGACGTCGTATCTCTTGCTTGGTTGATCGCGAACCCGGCTGTTACTGCTCCGATTATCGGCGTGCGTACAGTTGAGCAATTCGAACGCTCGCTGCGTGCGGTTGAGCTTGAACTTAATGAAGCGACGCTTGCCCGTATCGATGAAATCTTCCCAGGTCCTGGCGGAGATGCGCCGCGCGCTTACGCGTGGTAA
- a CDS encoding carbohydrate ABC transporter permease produces MDRTATANQAAVSRAMNGSLRTKNRLGAGQLPMHLLLGLYVVISLFPLVWLLLSSFKTNREITVNTWAFPSTLNFENYRAAWESANIGLYAWNSLYVTVIACFFTLLLSAATAYALSRMKYKVLSKRVYSFILLGLLVPPGALFIPLYRLVNELHLYDTHRALILVYCTYALPITIFILNAFMQSIPSELEEAGIMDGLGAAGLFAKVIIPVTMPALVTVFILAFIGNWNEYIFSQLFVTTESLRTLPTGMATFNDGYRTNFASLSAAVIISIIPVLLVYMFLQRQIIDGMTAGSVKG; encoded by the coding sequence ATGGATCGCACAGCTACAGCGAATCAAGCAGCAGTGTCCCGTGCGATGAACGGCAGTCTGCGCACCAAGAACCGACTCGGGGCAGGCCAGCTGCCGATGCATCTGCTGCTCGGCTTGTACGTCGTGATTTCCCTTTTCCCGCTCGTCTGGCTGCTCTTGTCTTCATTCAAAACGAACCGCGAAATCACGGTCAACACATGGGCTTTTCCTTCTACGTTGAACTTCGAGAATTATCGGGCGGCTTGGGAGAGCGCCAATATCGGTCTTTATGCTTGGAACAGTCTCTATGTAACGGTTATCGCTTGCTTCTTCACGCTGCTCTTGTCAGCGGCTACGGCTTACGCATTGTCGAGGATGAAGTACAAAGTGCTTAGTAAACGGGTGTACAGCTTCATTCTGCTTGGTCTGCTCGTGCCGCCAGGTGCGCTGTTTATTCCGCTTTATCGTCTTGTGAACGAGCTGCACCTCTACGATACGCATCGCGCACTCATTCTGGTATACTGCACATATGCACTGCCAATAACCATATTTATCCTGAATGCATTCATGCAGTCCATTCCTTCCGAGCTTGAAGAAGCAGGCATTATGGACGGGCTCGGCGCTGCGGGATTGTTCGCTAAAGTGATTATTCCCGTCACGATGCCCGCTCTTGTAACCGTGTTTATCCTTGCCTTCATCGGCAACTGGAACGAATATATTTTCTCGCAGCTATTTGTCACAACAGAGTCGCTGCGAACGCTGCCGACGGGTATGGCCACCTTCAATGATGGCTACCGGACGAACTTTGCGTCCTTGTCGGCTGCGGTTATCATCAGCATCATTCCTGTCCTGCTCGTCTATATGTTCCTTCAGCGTCAAATTATCGACGGCATGACGGCGGGCAGCGTCAAGGGCTGA
- a CDS encoding Rpn family recombination-promoting nuclease/putative transposase, translated as MRLVAIDHDRLFKEMVRTYFEEFMLLFFPQAFEAIDFGHLTFLSEELFTDVVAGEKYKVDFLIETRLKGEEALIIVHLESQAQWQSKFPERMFIYFSRLYEKYRRPILPIAIFSYDEARDEPDSFQLHLPFQHVLDFSYCIVELRKKDWRQYIKQDNPIAAAMLCKMGYTKDERVQVKKEFLRMLVRLEIDPARMRLITGFFDTYLILNDIEKQELEREIQTLIHTEEEKVMELMELKTQWEKDAELKGMLAGQIAGAIEGERKIVSKFIKSQFSDASSEMLRQLEQIADLDILDRLSDRLFQVRRSEDAQKLVDEAYQEQQQLR; from the coding sequence ATGAGGCTTGTGGCAATTGATCATGACCGATTGTTTAAAGAGATGGTCCGCACATATTTTGAAGAGTTTATGCTGCTCTTTTTTCCGCAAGCATTTGAAGCGATTGATTTTGGGCATTTGACGTTTCTGTCGGAGGAACTGTTTACGGATGTTGTGGCAGGGGAAAAGTATAAGGTGGATTTTCTGATTGAAACGCGGTTGAAGGGTGAAGAGGCATTAATAATTGTGCATCTGGAGTCGCAAGCACAGTGGCAGAGTAAATTTCCGGAGAGAATGTTTATCTATTTCAGCCGGTTGTACGAGAAATATCGGCGGCCTATTCTGCCAATTGCTATATTCAGTTATGACGAGGCAAGAGATGAGCCTGATTCTTTTCAATTGCATTTGCCTTTCCAGCACGTGCTTGATTTCAGCTACTGTATTGTTGAGCTTCGTAAGAAAGATTGGCGTCAATATATCAAGCAGGACAATCCGATCGCTGCTGCGATGCTCTGCAAGATGGGGTATACTAAAGACGAAAGAGTACAAGTAAAGAAAGAGTTTCTGCGGATGCTTGTTAGGCTCGAGATTGACCCGGCAAGGATGAGGCTGATTACCGGATTTTTTGACACGTATTTAATATTGAATGACATAGAGAAGCAAGAGCTTGAGCGGGAAATTCAAACACTGATACATACGGAGGAGGAGAAAGTCATGGAACTGATGGAATTGAAGACACAGTGGGAGAAGGATGCGGAGTTGAAAGGGATGCTCGCAGGTCAGATTGCTGGCGCGATCGAAGGCGAACGCAAGATCGTTAGCAAATTCATTAAATCGCAGTTCAGCGATGCAAGTAGCGAGATGCTCAGACAGCTCGAACAAATCGCAGATTTAGACATACTGGACCGTCTCTCCGACCGCCTGTTCCAAGTCCGCCGATCGGAGGATGCACAGAAGCTCGTTGATGAGGCTTATCAAGAGCAGCAACAGCTGCGCTGA
- a CDS encoding SWIM zinc finger family protein, giving the protein MSTFFQLDEHRLQALESAIASSIPLEVLERGFDYYRREKVLSIQVMEGSSIYGAVKGTVIYAVTLDTDDFGFSTCTCPNTGYCKHMAAVFYAYYAYAGRSADEIHNRMLYGSELLEAGRSQPVKAEPGANQAPETESDPKQWIEEMDRVHGEVWRQCRHSLHPLQAVLLNIKAVSKSWDDRLRRLHWMHGILYVLEQAERAYSITDTYSRYYYEMAFARMTEPWMNQYLELTAELKPAEMTAPERSAVSRLIEFFHEREMDREHQLHRWESLYFALWGQLVHDEAWTRAEEDWLKSKLDSSPSTQDPAVMGGFFAPMALAFLAFADDRDADAIELLGKTVFNRTALLACDCALQRLEERNYAKLEGWIGYLHSGLVTQRKSKAFGPFLSMCRLADMQQQDNPKWQQYLVSFLPHSYSALSEHWLDRKQYAQWADLQLLFGIEPDEMDVQLIREMSKLAPDALYPLYHQAIDGAIRSRNRQGYRQAVKLMKKLEKLYKADKQADKWNRYVDGIVRKHGRLRALQEELWRGKIIT; this is encoded by the coding sequence ATGAGCACGTTTTTTCAGCTGGATGAGCATAGACTGCAGGCGCTTGAGTCGGCAATAGCAAGCAGCATCCCCCTTGAGGTGCTGGAACGCGGCTTCGATTACTACCGTCGTGAGAAGGTGCTATCCATACAGGTGATGGAGGGAAGCTCCATATATGGTGCGGTAAAAGGGACCGTTATTTATGCGGTTACACTGGATACCGATGATTTTGGCTTCAGCACCTGCACATGTCCTAACACGGGCTATTGCAAGCATATGGCCGCGGTGTTCTATGCGTATTATGCGTACGCCGGCAGAAGTGCCGATGAGATCCATAACCGTATGCTATATGGGAGTGAGCTGCTCGAGGCAGGACGGAGCCAGCCTGTTAAAGCGGAACCAGGCGCAAATCAGGCTCCTGAGACAGAGTCGGACCCTAAGCAATGGATTGAAGAAATGGACCGCGTGCATGGTGAGGTGTGGCGGCAGTGCCGGCATTCGCTTCATCCGCTGCAAGCGGTGCTGTTAAATATAAAAGCGGTATCCAAGTCATGGGATGACCGGCTTCGTCGCTTGCACTGGATGCATGGCATCCTCTATGTGCTTGAGCAGGCTGAGCGGGCGTATTCCATTACGGATACTTATAGCCGTTACTACTATGAAATGGCATTCGCACGGATGACAGAGCCGTGGATGAATCAATATTTAGAATTGACGGCTGAGCTGAAGCCTGCCGAAATGACGGCGCCGGAGCGGTCAGCGGTCAGCCGCTTGATTGAGTTCTTCCATGAGCGGGAGATGGATCGGGAGCATCAGCTGCATCGGTGGGAATCGCTCTATTTCGCACTGTGGGGCCAGCTCGTGCATGATGAGGCGTGGACGCGGGCGGAAGAGGATTGGCTGAAAAGCAAGCTGGACTCTTCGCCGAGTACACAGGATCCGGCTGTGATGGGAGGCTTCTTCGCGCCGATGGCGCTCGCTTTTCTCGCTTTCGCCGATGATCGTGACGCTGATGCTATAGAGCTGCTTGGCAAGACGGTGTTTAATCGGACGGCGCTGCTCGCCTGCGATTGCGCATTGCAGCGGTTGGAAGAGCGTAACTATGCCAAGCTGGAGGGCTGGATTGGCTATTTGCATAGCGGTCTCGTCACACAGCGTAAGTCAAAGGCATTCGGGCCATTCTTATCCATGTGCAGGTTAGCCGATATGCAGCAGCAGGACAATCCGAAGTGGCAGCAATATCTGGTCTCATTCCTGCCGCATTCGTATTCCGCATTGTCGGAGCATTGGCTGGATCGGAAGCAGTATGCGCAGTGGGCGGATCTGCAGCTGCTCTTCGGCATAGAGCCAGACGAGATGGATGTTCAGCTTATTAGGGAGATGAGCAAGCTTGCTCCTGATGCGCTGTATCCGCTCTACCATCAAGCGATCGACGGTGCGATCCGGTCACGGAACCGGCAGGGCTACAGGCAGGCAGTCAAGCTGATGAAGAAGCTGGAGAAGCTGTATAAAGCGGATAAGCAGGCAGATAAATGGAACCGGTATGTGGACGGCATCGTTCGCAAGCACGGACGGCTGCGCGCACTGCAGGAAGAGCTGTGGAGGGGTAAAATCATCACATGA
- a CDS encoding carbohydrate ABC transporter permease — MNHTLRNPWVYALFVIPTLLLYGLFFIYPVIVSFIYGLYQWDGVTDKVFIGIDNFSSLLHDAIFLKSLGNNFYFMAFSLVVNIPLVFLIAILISKVRRFRGFYKSAVFVPVVISTTTVAILFGVLYNYDSGLINQVLRLIGGESWAREWLSDPHLAMLSILIANAWQNIGFFIVLCLAAVLNIPKEIGEAAKIDGVNGWSETWRITLPLIRPVMFVMLLLTVSGTLKVLDIVQIMTNGGPFQSTEVMSTYALKIGFRSLQLGYGSAIGVAMFVIILIMTAALQRVSKSEEVQY, encoded by the coding sequence ATGAACCATACGCTTCGCAATCCATGGGTCTATGCTTTATTCGTCATTCCAACCTTGCTGCTCTATGGGCTGTTCTTTATTTATCCGGTCATTGTTTCATTCATTTACGGTCTCTATCAATGGGATGGCGTAACAGATAAAGTATTCATCGGCATCGATAATTTCTCAAGCCTGCTGCACGACGCGATCTTCCTGAAGTCGCTCGGCAACAATTTCTATTTCATGGCTTTCTCACTTGTCGTCAACATTCCGCTTGTGTTTCTGATTGCGATTCTTATCAGCAAAGTAAGACGCTTCCGCGGATTCTATAAATCAGCCGTATTCGTGCCGGTCGTCATCTCGACAACGACGGTCGCGATCTTGTTCGGCGTGTTGTACAACTACGATTCCGGTTTGATCAACCAAGTGCTGCGCCTTATCGGCGGAGAGAGCTGGGCGAGAGAATGGCTGTCAGATCCGCATCTGGCGATGCTCTCGATCCTTATTGCGAACGCGTGGCAAAATATCGGCTTCTTCATCGTACTCTGCCTGGCTGCAGTACTGAACATTCCGAAGGAAATCGGCGAAGCGGCCAAGATTGACGGTGTGAACGGCTGGAGCGAGACTTGGCGCATTACGCTGCCGCTCATCCGTCCGGTGATGTTCGTTATGCTGCTGCTGACGGTTTCCGGTACGCTTAAAGTACTCGATATCGTCCAAATTATGACGAACGGCGGACCATTTCAATCGACCGAGGTTATGTCTACTTACGCCCTGAAGATCGGCTTCCGCTCCCTTCAACTCGGCTACGGCAGCGCAATCGGCGTTGCGATGTTCGTGATCATTCTCATCATGACTGCTGCTTTGCAGCGGGTATCGAAATCCGAGGAGGTGCAGTACTAA